The nucleotide window CGTTGGACCAGGCAAACTTCCTGAAATTGCAAGAGAGCTAGGTAAAATCATTGCCGAATTTAGAAAGGCTAGTGGAGGAGTTTCAGACGCCATTGTTTCCTCACAAACAGTTCCTAGAGAAAGCAAAGAAATCACTGACATAACGCGCAAACTAGGCATAAACACCGAAAGGAGAACGGAAGGAGAAATAACTGGGCAAACAGGTGCAAGCGTTGGGAAGAGCCAGGTGGAGAGGACCTCAACCGCAGGAATCGAAGAAAGCGAGGTGAAGAATTGATCCTTTTCGATTGGCATATCTTGTCTTCTTTTCTAAACTTGGGCTGGCCTGAACTAATTCTAGTTCTCGTCATCCTCATCTTCGTTTTTGGGGCAAGCCGTCTTAAAGA belongs to Candidatus Bathyarchaeia archaeon and includes:
- a CDS encoding twin-arginine translocase TatA/TatE family subunit, which gives rise to MLGWQEIILVLALLLLVVGPGKLPEIARELGKIIAEFRKASGGVSDAIVSSQTVPRESKEITDITRKLGINTERRTEGEITGQTGASVGKSQVERTSTAGIEESEVKN